A genomic region of Zalophus californianus isolate mZalCal1 chromosome 1, mZalCal1.pri.v2, whole genome shotgun sequence contains the following coding sequences:
- the TLE5 gene encoding TLE family member 5 isoform X2: MMFPQSRHSGSSHLPQQLKFTTSDSCDRIKDEFQLLQAQYHSLKLECDKLASEKSEMQRHYVMYYEMSYGLNIEMHKQAEIVKRLNGICAQVLPYLSQEHQQQVLGAIERAKQVTAPELNSIIRQLQAHQLSQLQALALPLTPLPVGLQPPALPAVSAGTGLLSLSALGSQAHLSKEDKNGHDGDPHQEDDGEKSD, from the exons ATGATGTTTCCACAAAGCAGGCATTCG ggCTCGTCTCACCTACCCCAGCAACTCAAATTCACCACCTCAGACTCCTGCGACCGCATAAAAGACGAGTTTCAGCTGCTGCAGGCTCAGTACCACAG CCTGAAGCTGGAATGTGACAAGCTGGCCAGCGAGAAGTCAGAGATGCAGCGTCATTACGTGATG TACTACGAGATGTCCTATGGCTTGAACATTGAGATGCACAAGCAG GCTGAAATCGTCAAGAGGCTGAATGGGATTTGTGCCCAGGTCCTACCCTACCTTTCCCAAGAG CACCAGCAGCAGGTCTTGGGAGCCATCGAGAGGGCTAAGCAGGTCACCGCTCCTGAGCTGAACTCCATCATCCGG CAGCTCCAAGCCCATCAGCTGTCCCAGCTGCAggctctggccctgcccctgaCCCCGTTGCCCGTGGGGCTGCAGCCGCCTGCGCTGCCCGCGGTCAGCGCCGGCACCGGCCTTCTCTCGCTGTCCGCGCTGGGCTCCCAGGCCCACCTCTCCAAGGAAGACAAGAATGGGCACGACGGTGACCCCCACCAGGAGGATGACGGCGAGAAGTCGGATTAG
- the TLE5 gene encoding TLE family member 5 isoform X1 → MMFPQSRHSGSSHLPQQLKFTTSDSCDRIKDEFQLLQAQYHSLKLECDKLASEKSEMQRHYVMYYEMSYGLNIEMHKQAEIVKRLNGICAQVLPYLSQEHQQQVLGAIERAKQVTAPELNSIIRQQLQAHQLSQLQALALPLTPLPVGLQPPALPAVSAGTGLLSLSALGSQAHLSKEDKNGHDGDPHQEDDGEKSD, encoded by the exons ATGATGTTTCCACAAAGCAGGCATTCG ggCTCGTCTCACCTACCCCAGCAACTCAAATTCACCACCTCAGACTCCTGCGACCGCATAAAAGACGAGTTTCAGCTGCTGCAGGCTCAGTACCACAG CCTGAAGCTGGAATGTGACAAGCTGGCCAGCGAGAAGTCAGAGATGCAGCGTCATTACGTGATG TACTACGAGATGTCCTATGGCTTGAACATTGAGATGCACAAGCAG GCTGAAATCGTCAAGAGGCTGAATGGGATTTGTGCCCAGGTCCTACCCTACCTTTCCCAAGAG CACCAGCAGCAGGTCTTGGGAGCCATCGAGAGGGCTAAGCAGGTCACCGCTCCTGAGCTGAACTCCATCATCCGG CAGCAGCTCCAAGCCCATCAGCTGTCCCAGCTGCAggctctggccctgcccctgaCCCCGTTGCCCGTGGGGCTGCAGCCGCCTGCGCTGCCCGCGGTCAGCGCCGGCACCGGCCTTCTCTCGCTGTCCGCGCTGGGCTCCCAGGCCCACCTCTCCAAGGAAGACAAGAATGGGCACGACGGTGACCCCCACCAGGAGGATGACGGCGAGAAGTCGGATTAG